One window of the Natrinema sp. CBA1119 genome contains the following:
- a CDS encoding AbrB/MazE/SpoVT family DNA-binding domain-containing protein: MSSSTNGPEVVRVSQKGQATSPKALRETFGIETPGEVFVYEADERIVIEPVPSPDELHGIHADERESGSVTERVRELRDADHRREAETLDRL; this comes from the coding sequence ATGAGTAGTAGTACGAACGGCCCAGAAGTTGTCCGCGTCTCGCAGAAGGGGCAGGCGACGAGTCCGAAGGCGCTCCGCGAAACGTTCGGGATCGAGACGCCGGGTGAGGTATTCGTCTACGAAGCAGACGAGCGGATCGTCATCGAACCGGTCCCGTCACCCGATGAACTCCACGGAATTCACGCCGATGAGCGCGAATCCGGGTCGGTCACCGAACGAGTACGCGAACTCAGAGACGCCGACCACCGTCGTGAAGCGGAGACGCTCGACCGTCTCTGA
- the serA gene encoding phosphoglycerate dehydrogenase, with translation MKVLVTDPIADAGLDVLRNAGHDVETGYELEGDDLLEAVSDANGLIVRSGTEVTEEVLAAADELAIVGRAGIGVDNIDIDAATDSGVIVANAPEGNVRAAAEHTVAMTFASARSIPQAHIRLKNGEWAKSDYLGTELDGKTLGVVGLGRVGQEVAKKLDSLGMDIVAYDPYISEERAERIGAELVEFDPCLERADVLTVHTPLTPETEGLISEPELDQLGDGYLVNCARGGVVDEDALAAKVEDGTLAGAAIDVFAEEPLPADSPLLEHDDIIVTPHLGASTEAAQENVATSTAAQVNAALVGEPVANALNAPSIDESAFPRVEPYIELAETAGKVAAQLLEGRIENVEVVYEGDIADEDVEFVTASALKGVFEPLEWQVNAVNAPQIAEDRGVDVTESKTRQAEDFQSLISVTVSNDDDQVSVDGTLFAGDDPRIVRIDGYRVDAIPHGRMVITRNTDEPGVIGLIGSVMGKHGVNIAGMFNARETIGGEALTVYNVDSEVPAEAKAELEEDERVIGVSDITLNGQS, from the coding sequence ATGAAGGTTCTCGTCACGGATCCGATCGCAGACGCGGGTCTGGACGTACTCAGAAACGCCGGCCACGACGTCGAAACGGGCTACGAACTCGAGGGCGACGACCTCCTCGAGGCGGTTTCGGACGCGAACGGACTGATCGTCCGCTCGGGCACCGAGGTCACCGAGGAAGTCCTCGCAGCCGCCGACGAACTCGCGATCGTCGGCCGAGCCGGCATCGGCGTCGACAACATCGACATCGACGCCGCGACGGACAGCGGCGTCATCGTCGCCAACGCCCCCGAGGGGAACGTTCGCGCGGCCGCCGAACACACCGTCGCGATGACGTTCGCGAGCGCTCGCTCAATCCCGCAGGCCCACATCCGCCTGAAAAACGGCGAGTGGGCGAAAAGCGACTACCTCGGCACCGAACTCGACGGCAAGACGCTCGGCGTCGTCGGCCTCGGCCGCGTCGGCCAAGAGGTCGCCAAGAAGCTCGACTCGCTGGGGATGGACATCGTCGCCTACGACCCCTACATCAGCGAGGAGCGCGCCGAGCGCATCGGTGCCGAACTCGTCGAGTTCGATCCGTGCCTCGAGCGCGCCGACGTCCTGACCGTCCATACCCCGCTCACGCCGGAAACGGAGGGCCTGATCAGCGAGCCCGAACTCGATCAGCTCGGCGACGGCTACCTCGTCAACTGCGCCCGCGGCGGCGTCGTCGACGAGGACGCCCTCGCGGCGAAAGTCGAGGACGGCACCCTCGCCGGCGCGGCGATCGACGTCTTCGCCGAGGAACCGCTCCCGGCGGACTCCCCGCTGCTCGAGCACGACGACATCATCGTTACGCCCCACCTCGGTGCCTCGACGGAGGCCGCCCAAGAGAACGTCGCGACCTCGACGGCCGCACAGGTCAACGCCGCGCTGGTCGGCGAGCCGGTCGCGAACGCACTGAACGCGCCGTCGATCGACGAGAGCGCGTTCCCCCGCGTCGAGCCCTACATCGAACTCGCCGAAACCGCCGGCAAGGTCGCCGCGCAGTTGCTCGAGGGCCGCATCGAGAACGTCGAAGTCGTCTACGAGGGCGACATCGCCGACGAGGACGTCGAGTTCGTCACCGCGAGCGCGCTCAAGGGCGTCTTCGAACCCCTCGAGTGGCAGGTCAACGCTGTCAACGCTCCCCAGATCGCCGAGGATCGCGGCGTCGACGTCACCGAATCCAAGACGCGACAGGCCGAGGACTTCCAGAGCCTGATCTCCGTGACGGTCAGCAACGACGACGATCAGGTTTCCGTCGACGGGACGCTCTTCGCCGGCGACGACCCGCGCATCGTCCGCATCGACGGCTACCGCGTCGACGCCATCCCCCACGGCCGGATGGTCATCACGCGAAACACCGACGAGCCCGGCGTCATCGGCCTCATCGGCTCCGTGATGGGTAAACACGGCGTCAACATCGCCGGCATGTTCAACGCTCGCGAGACCATCGGCGGCGAGGCGCTGACCGTCTACAACGTCGACAGCGAAGTCCCCGCGGAAGCGAAAGCGGAACTCGAGGAAGACGAGCGGGTCATCGGCGTCAGCGACATCACGCTGAACGGTCAGAGCTGA